A genomic region of Bacteroidia bacterium contains the following coding sequences:
- a CDS encoding oligosaccharide flippase family protein — MNIRQIITGTSVYTALGLLPALSRVILLPVFLLYLPPEEFALISLYTLLTAIFPVFMTLSLEHSLIRHYFDYRKNRRLLNTYVSTILLFVIIVSLIIAAVFFPFGDWAFRLLFKSERFNFSDFGMFVLLQSLACSLISVMNAYFRTAQWMKTFALFSLGQLLLTTGAEAYAILSLHGNALTVVEFKTWSTIAVTVLFLIYLLVQTGIRFDRRFLPSSMNYALPVIPYVLFGIIFTSFDRIVIENELNLTLLAAFNLAAAIGGICDTFITAIQNATYPAIYDLFKKGYHAHSRAIHTIYRFKGSLILLGAGALGLLAYPLIHAFIREEYLPATGIVPLLMAGFVPRFYYIAYSEPVFFFRQTRRLPALNFIMGVVSVSANLVLIPVLGIAGAAFSSLAARLAQLLPAINLYRSVSDFRFHFGTFHAFCAAFFILSLIAGTVITFTQAAPLLAYILLSLPLLTALLSFFGIRNTIRTNETLADHRRSGKI, encoded by the coding sequence ATGAATATCAGGCAGATCATAACCGGAACTTCCGTGTATACCGCGCTGGGACTTTTGCCCGCTCTCTCACGGGTGATCCTCCTGCCGGTGTTTTTACTTTACCTGCCTCCGGAGGAGTTCGCGCTGATTTCGCTCTATACACTGCTCACGGCTATCTTTCCGGTTTTCATGACGCTCAGCCTCGAACATTCACTGATACGTCACTATTTCGACTACCGGAAGAACCGGCGCCTGCTCAACACCTATGTCTCCACCATCCTGCTCTTTGTGATCATTGTTTCTCTGATCATCGCCGCTGTTTTTTTCCCCTTCGGCGACTGGGCTTTCCGCTTACTCTTCAAATCGGAAAGGTTTAACTTCAGTGATTTCGGAATGTTCGTTCTCCTGCAATCGCTCGCCTGTTCCTTAATTTCTGTTATGAATGCCTATTTCCGCACTGCTCAATGGATGAAAACATTTGCCCTCTTCTCCCTCGGACAGCTGCTGCTTACCACCGGTGCGGAAGCCTATGCTATTCTATCTCTGCACGGAAATGCGCTAACCGTCGTAGAATTTAAAACCTGGTCCACCATTGCCGTTACGGTTCTCTTCCTCATCTACCTTCTGGTACAAACAGGTATACGTTTCGACCGGCGATTCCTGCCTTCTTCCATGAACTATGCCCTGCCTGTAATTCCCTATGTGCTGTTCGGGATCATTTTCACTTCATTCGATCGCATTGTAATAGAAAACGAACTCAATCTTACGCTGCTTGCCGCATTCAATCTCGCGGCGGCTATTGGCGGTATCTGCGACACGTTTATCACTGCCATACAAAACGCTACCTATCCTGCGATTTACGATCTCTTTAAAAAAGGTTATCATGCACACAGCAGGGCCATACACACCATTTACCGTTTCAAAGGATCACTCATTCTTTTGGGAGCCGGTGCGCTGGGCCTCCTGGCCTACCCTCTCATTCACGCCTTTATAAGAGAGGAATACCTGCCTGCAACCGGTATTGTACCGCTTCTGATGGCCGGTTTTGTGCCACGGTTTTACTACATCGCCTATTCCGAACCTGTTTTCTTTTTCAGGCAGACCAGAAGATTACCCGCACTGAATTTCATTATGGGGGTGGTTTCAGTGAGTGCCAACCTGGTACTGATTCCTGTGCTGGGAATTGCCGGAGCGGCATTTTCCTCTCTTGCCGCCCGATTGGCCCAGTTGCTGCCCGCCATTAACCTGTACCGGAGCGTCTCCGATTTCAGATTTCATTTCGGCACCTTTCATGCTTTTTGTGCAGCATTCTTTATTCTATCGCTTATCGCCGGCACGGTTATTACTTTCACACAGGCAGCTCCATTGCTCGCATACATCCTGCTCTCGCTCCCGCTCTTAACGGCCCTCCTCTCCTTCTTCGGCATCAGAAACACTATCAGAACAAATGAAACACTGGCTGATCACAGACGATCCGGAAAAATTTAA
- a CDS encoding glycosyltransferase family 2 protein, whose product MDKLSVIIPCYFNEENIPDTRREILALRECMKDQVEMEVILVDDGSKDRTLPLLKEFHRDHPELVRVIKLSGNFGSYNAILAGMNHATGDCTIILTADLQDPPELIPKMYEHWKKGTKLVIANRTDREEGVTTKIFSGIYHSLMKKLALPNIPEGGFDLVLFDRQLREQAVRINEKNTNQIYLLAWMNYEYVCIPYTRRKREKGTSRWTFRKKLKLFIDSFVSFSFFPIRLISAMGLILGFLALCYALFIVIAKFSGMVPVEGWSSLMIVVLFVSSFQMIAIGIVGEYVWRALDAARQRPNYIIEEITEKK is encoded by the coding sequence ATGGATAAACTGTCTGTTATCATTCCCTGTTACTTCAATGAAGAAAATATTCCCGATACCCGCCGGGAAATTCTTGCGCTGCGCGAATGCATGAAAGACCAGGTGGAAATGGAGGTGATACTGGTGGATGACGGTTCCAAGGACCGGACCCTTCCGTTGCTGAAGGAATTTCATCGTGACCATCCGGAGCTTGTGCGTGTGATTAAGCTCAGCGGAAATTTCGGATCATACAATGCCATTCTCGCCGGGATGAATCACGCCACGGGCGACTGCACGATCATTCTCACGGCTGATCTCCAGGATCCGCCGGAACTCATCCCGAAAATGTACGAACACTGGAAAAAGGGAACGAAGCTCGTGATCGCCAACCGCACAGACCGGGAAGAAGGAGTGACCACAAAAATATTTTCAGGGATTTATCATTCGCTCATGAAAAAGCTGGCGCTTCCGAATATACCCGAGGGAGGTTTTGACCTGGTGCTGTTCGACCGTCAGCTGAGGGAACAGGCTGTACGCATCAACGAAAAGAATACGAATCAGATTTACCTGCTGGCCTGGATGAACTATGAATATGTTTGCATTCCTTATACACGCCGGAAAAGGGAAAAGGGCACCTCGCGCTGGACCTTTCGTAAAAAACTCAAACTGTTTATTGATTCCTTTGTTTCGTTCTCCTTCTTTCCGATACGCCTCATTTCAGCGATGGGACTTATTCTCGGTTTCCTTGCACTCTGCTATGCCCTATTTATCGTTATCGCAAAATTCAGCGGGATGGTACCCGTGGAAGGTTGGTCATCGCTCATGATTGTAGTCCTCTTCGTTTCTTCTTTCCAGATGATTGCGATCGGGATTGTGGGAGAATATGTCTGGCGGGCGCTGGATGCCGCTCGTCAGCGTCCGAATTATATCATTGAGGAGATCACGGAAAAGAAATAA
- a CDS encoding DegT/DnrJ/EryC1/StrS family aminotransferase, whose product MKNIPFLDLAAIHRPLRKELETAFLKVLDRSHYILGEELESFEKEFATFCESSYCAGTGNGLDALVLALRALGIGKGDRVIVPAHTFIATHLAVIQAGAVPLPVDVRSDTMNLDPSLLSEAMRPDVKAILPVHLYGQSCEMEPLLAFAERNNLFVIEDNAQAQGARYKNKRTGSFGAISATSFYPGKNLGALGDGGAVTTSDPELYSSICRLRNYGAKEKYIHTVTGVNSRLDEMQAAFLRIRLRGLEDANQRRKKIAGTYHRALKDTGDLELPALAEHCESAYHLYVVRTGKRKELQEHLNKKGIGTMIHYPVTPHRQQALEFLNYPEGSFPVAERIPARCLSIPCHEALAEPEQEYIITAIKSFFNG is encoded by the coding sequence ATGAAGAACATCCCCTTTCTCGATCTTGCCGCCATTCACCGGCCCCTGCGCAAGGAACTGGAAACAGCCTTTCTCAAGGTACTGGATCGTTCGCATTACATTCTCGGAGAAGAACTTGAATCCTTTGAGAAGGAATTCGCAACTTTTTGCGAAAGTTCTTATTGCGCGGGAACGGGGAACGGGCTGGACGCTCTGGTGCTGGCACTTCGGGCACTGGGAATTGGCAAGGGTGACCGTGTGATAGTGCCTGCACACACATTTATTGCCACCCATCTTGCGGTGATTCAGGCCGGCGCTGTGCCACTGCCGGTAGATGTACGTTCCGACACCATGAATTTAGATCCATCGCTTCTATCCGAAGCCATGCGACCCGATGTAAAGGCGATCCTGCCCGTGCATTTATACGGACAATCCTGCGAGATGGAACCGCTTCTCGCTTTTGCAGAAAGAAACAATCTTTTTGTAATTGAAGATAACGCGCAGGCGCAGGGAGCCCGGTATAAAAACAAACGAACAGGATCCTTCGGGGCAATCAGTGCCACCAGCTTTTACCCCGGAAAAAACCTGGGTGCTTTGGGTGACGGGGGTGCTGTAACCACTTCCGATCCCGAATTATATTCCAGTATCTGCCGGCTCAGAAATTACGGGGCAAAAGAAAAATACATACACACGGTTACGGGAGTTAATTCACGTCTGGACGAAATGCAGGCCGCTTTTCTGCGGATCAGGCTCCGTGGGCTTGAGGATGCCAACCAGCGGAGAAAAAAAATTGCCGGCACCTACCACCGCGCCCTAAAAGATACCGGCGATCTGGAACTTCCTGCTCTTGCTGAACACTGCGAATCCGCATATCATCTTTATGTAGTCCGGACCGGCAAACGAAAAGAACTTCAAGAGCACCTGAATAAAAAAGGAATTGGCACAATGATACACTATCCGGTAACGCCTCACCGGCAACAAGCCCTGGAGTTTCTGAATTATCCGGAGGGATCCTTTCCGGTTGCTGAACGTATCCCTGCCCGATGCCTCAGCATTCCCTGTCATGAAGCTCTTGCAGAACCAGAACAGGAATACATCATTACCGCTATTAAATCGTTCTTCAATGGATAA
- a CDS encoding N-acetyltransferase, protein MGKKIHPSAIVETDHIGEGTRIWAFVHILPGAAIGNECNICDHCFIEGNVRIGNHVTVKSGVHIWSGVNIADHVFIGPGVAFTNDLLPRSGNKNFDLKETFIAEGASLGANASIRAGVRVGKYAMVGMGSVVTRDVPDFAMVFGNPAVFRAWVGRDGKKLIPGSDRVWTSENGESYIETDGVLRPK, encoded by the coding sequence ATGGGTAAAAAAATTCATCCCTCGGCCATTGTTGAAACCGATCATATCGGTGAGGGCACACGGATTTGGGCCTTTGTGCACATATTACCCGGTGCAGCCATCGGAAATGAATGCAATATCTGCGATCATTGCTTTATTGAAGGAAATGTACGCATCGGGAATCACGTGACTGTTAAAAGCGGGGTACATATCTGGTCCGGCGTAAACATTGCCGACCATGTATTCATAGGGCCCGGGGTGGCATTCACCAATGACTTACTTCCGCGCAGCGGTAATAAGAATTTCGATCTGAAAGAAACATTTATCGCGGAAGGAGCCAGCCTGGGCGCCAACGCAAGTATTCGCGCCGGTGTACGCGTGGGAAAGTATGCCATGGTAGGTATGGGAAGCGTGGTAACGCGCGATGTGCCGGATTTCGCAATGGTATTTGGAAATCCTGCTGTTTTCCGCGCATGGGTCGGACGCGACGGGAAGAAACTGATTCCAGGATCAGACAGGGTATGGACCTCGGAAAATGGGGAAAGTTATATTGAAACAGACGGAGTTCTCAGGCCAAAATGA
- a CDS encoding FdtA/QdtA family cupin domain-containing protein: MADFERPYLIRFDKIGSTELGYISVAEYGKQVPFRVERVYWTYFTPEEITRGHHAHYTLEQVVVAVSGKLKIELEAVNGERNVFELTKPDQGLFIPKRYWRTLFFEHHSVLLCLASQPFVQEDYIRDREVFRKLNG; encoded by the coding sequence ATGGCTGACTTCGAACGACCCTATCTGATCCGTTTCGATAAAATCGGTTCCACTGAACTAGGATACATTTCCGTGGCTGAATACGGAAAACAAGTGCCCTTTCGTGTAGAACGGGTATACTGGACCTATTTCACTCCGGAGGAGATCACAAGGGGTCACCATGCCCACTATACGCTGGAACAAGTGGTGGTTGCCGTTTCGGGAAAGCTGAAAATCGAACTTGAGGCCGTGAACGGCGAGCGAAATGTTTTTGAACTGACCAAACCCGACCAGGGGCTTTTTATTCCAAAACGATACTGGAGAACACTCTTTTTCGAACATCACAGTGTGCTGCTGTGCCTGGCCTCCCAGCCTTTCGTTCAGGAAGATTATATCCGCGACCGCGAAGTATTCCGGAAACTGAATGGGTAA
- a CDS encoding glycosyltransferase family 39 protein, translating to MNFQTRLMGSVSSGIRNYFFGITILFSFVSFLLNGWNRHVIRTEGNTTAANASLRGEWMILNADDEYYLSPAQNLLASGELRRSPAAGNGSYFRRVPVYPLMLSAFLAVFGQQTPLFLHLFQCLLFGISVGLLFLILCRWDLPLRWSFTAAALYGLWPYTAFWSAFTLTEAVTPVLTMAYLWFLQSISSHPSRRGNWTWAGAILSLLVYTRPYMILAALPLLILLFTSRAQFLRLLPAALLFPVIVSGSWLFRNKIQTGEWVLFEQAFHPQSLDRMKPEFRGMFTLAKAWGVTGREFNAMHQPFYIATVDADTTYDFPGELIRHIPKDVFTADSAGLLNAFRAHRNALREQAPYYHALHAMPDVYMASSIEAEAAYRKAVRTLRNRSAWKYSIKPRLMYLQRLIFHSGSAHVFALQKDGIVSSGWKAIFFAVHASCFLLLIPLCFLLHRYSRIPGMMLSVLLAAVFFSCIHLEIEQRYMLPFMPLLYAGCVLGMYVAGNNFFSRHRKESDAQLFP from the coding sequence ATGAATTTCCAAACCCGGTTGATGGGATCTGTATCTTCAGGTATTCGGAATTACTTCTTCGGGATCACCATCCTCTTTTCGTTTGTTTCTTTTCTTCTCAATGGCTGGAACCGGCATGTTATTCGCACCGAAGGCAACACCACGGCTGCCAACGCTTCACTGCGCGGTGAGTGGATGATCCTGAATGCCGATGATGAATATTACCTCAGCCCGGCGCAAAATCTTCTTGCTTCCGGCGAGTTGCGCCGTTCTCCGGCTGCCGGAAACGGCAGTTACTTTCGCAGGGTTCCTGTTTACCCGCTCATGCTTTCGGCATTTCTCGCGGTTTTCGGGCAGCAGACGCCTTTGTTTCTTCATCTTTTTCAATGTCTTCTCTTCGGCATTTCTGTGGGCTTGCTGTTTCTGATTTTGTGCCGGTGGGATCTTCCGCTCCGGTGGTCATTCACTGCGGCTGCTCTTTATGGTCTGTGGCCTTATACTGCTTTCTGGAGCGCGTTTACACTTACGGAGGCGGTTACACCGGTTCTGACGATGGCTTACCTCTGGTTTTTACAAAGTATTTCGTCCCATCCTTCTCGAAGAGGAAACTGGACCTGGGCCGGAGCGATATTGTCACTTCTGGTTTATACCCGGCCTTATATGATACTGGCGGCCCTGCCTTTGTTGATTTTGCTTTTTACCTCGCGCGCTCAGTTCCTGCGTCTGCTGCCGGCCGCCCTGTTGTTTCCGGTGATCGTAAGTGGTTCATGGCTCTTCCGCAATAAAATCCAAACCGGAGAATGGGTCCTCTTCGAACAGGCTTTTCATCCGCAATCGCTGGACCGGATGAAACCGGAATTCCGTGGCATGTTCACCCTGGCCAAAGCCTGGGGTGTTACCGGACGGGAATTTAATGCGATGCATCAGCCCTTTTATATTGCTACCGTCGATGCGGATACTACATATGATTTTCCCGGAGAACTCATCCGGCATATTCCAAAGGATGTATTCACCGCCGACTCCGCCGGGTTGCTGAATGCCTTCCGTGCACACCGGAACGCGCTAAGGGAACAGGCGCCCTATTACCATGCGCTGCATGCAATGCCTGATGTGTACATGGCCTCTTCCATAGAGGCAGAAGCGGCCTACCGTAAAGCAGTGAGAACACTCCGCAACCGCAGTGCCTGGAAATACAGCATAAAACCCCGGTTGATGTATCTGCAGCGATTGATTTTTCATTCGGGGAGTGCGCATGTATTCGCCTTGCAGAAGGATGGTATTGTTTCGTCGGGATGGAAAGCGATCTTTTTCGCCGTGCATGCTTCCTGCTTCCTTCTCCTGATTCCTCTGTGCTTTTTGTTGCACCGGTATTCACGGATCCCCGGAATGATGCTTTCTGTACTGCTGGCGGCTGTTTTCTTCTCCTGCATTCATCTGGAAATCGAGCAACGCTACATGCTTCCTTTTATGCCGCTGCTCTATGCCGGTTGTGTGCTGGGAATGTATGTGGCTGGTAACAACTTTTTCAGTCGCCACAGGAAAGAATCAGATGCCCAGCTTTTTCCCTGA
- the galE gene encoding UDP-glucose 4-epimerase GalE: MKDRESILVTGGAGYIGSHTILEILRDGSYDVVSADNFSNGDANTFRRIAEISGKEVKNYNVDLTRAADTRRIFSENPQITAVIHFAALKSVPESVEKPELYFSNNVGSLEVLLGEMRTAGVNKLIFSSSCSVYGNSPVQPVTEETPLQKAESPYGATKLKCEEILRTYSAAHPEMKTAALRYFNPAGAHASGKTGEIQKRNVTGLVPILCAVAAGERKEIYIHGTDYPTRDGTCIRDYVHITDIARAHVLAHAWLNSSKSSAGMHVFNLGSGNGTTVEEAVNAFQKVNHLTLNVVRGPRRPGDVAAIYSNGEKAKRELGWQPELSLGEMMRSAWEWEKKYRSLQS; the protein is encoded by the coding sequence GTGAAGGACAGAGAGAGCATTCTGGTCACCGGGGGTGCCGGTTATATCGGTTCACATACCATCCTCGAAATTCTGCGGGACGGATCCTATGATGTTGTTTCCGCTGATAATTTTTCCAATGGAGATGCGAATACGTTCCGCCGGATAGCAGAGATCAGCGGGAAAGAGGTAAAGAATTACAACGTAGACCTGACCCGGGCCGCCGACACCCGCCGTATTTTTTCGGAAAACCCCCAGATCACGGCCGTTATTCATTTCGCGGCACTGAAATCGGTTCCGGAATCAGTTGAAAAGCCGGAGCTGTATTTTTCAAATAATGTTGGCTCTCTTGAGGTCTTGCTCGGAGAAATGCGAACCGCCGGCGTGAACAAACTGATTTTTTCCTCCAGCTGCTCGGTGTACGGGAACAGTCCTGTGCAACCGGTTACGGAAGAAACACCTCTGCAAAAGGCGGAATCGCCCTATGGTGCTACCAAGCTGAAGTGTGAAGAAATCCTGCGGACTTATTCCGCCGCGCACCCGGAGATGAAAACCGCCGCTTTGCGTTATTTCAATCCGGCTGGTGCACACGCCAGCGGGAAAACAGGTGAGATTCAGAAGCGTAATGTTACCGGACTGGTTCCTATTCTGTGCGCGGTAGCGGCAGGAGAACGGAAAGAGATATACATTCATGGTACCGATTATCCCACCCGCGATGGAACCTGTATACGCGATTATGTTCACATCACAGATATTGCCAGGGCACATGTGCTGGCACATGCATGGCTCAACAGCAGTAAAAGTTCCGCAGGTATGCATGTGTTCAATCTGGGATCAGGCAATGGCACCACCGTGGAGGAAGCCGTTAATGCATTTCAAAAAGTCAACCATCTTACCTTGAATGTGGTAAGGGGGCCGCGCCGGCCCGGCGACGTGGCGGCAATCTACTCCAACGGCGAAAAGGCAAAACGCGAACTGGGCTGGCAGCCTGAATTATCACTGGGAGAAATGATGCGTTCGGCCTGGGAGTGGGAGAAGAAATACCGGAGCCTTCAGTCGTGA
- a CDS encoding 23S rRNA (pseudouridine(1915)-N(3))-methyltransferase RlmH, protein MKLRILTIGRTDRGPHLDLMEEYKKRIARYYTVSWEELPEGKGDPEEQRNREGKWILDALEEKERLILLDEKGREYTSREWSEWLRKTTEGSGKCTLVTGGAFGFSGEVRKRAEGMIALSKMTFPHQLARVFLAEQLYRAFSILRNEKYHHD, encoded by the coding sequence GTGAAACTCAGGATATTGACGATAGGCCGGACGGACCGGGGTCCGCATCTCGACTTGATGGAAGAATACAAAAAAAGAATCGCGCGTTATTATACAGTGAGCTGGGAAGAGCTGCCCGAAGGAAAAGGTGATCCGGAAGAACAGCGAAACCGGGAAGGAAAGTGGATACTGGATGCGCTGGAAGAAAAAGAGCGGCTGATCCTGCTGGATGAGAAAGGCAGGGAGTACACATCCCGCGAGTGGTCTGAATGGTTACGTAAAACCACAGAAGGCAGCGGAAAATGCACATTGGTTACGGGTGGGGCCTTTGGTTTCAGCGGGGAAGTAAGAAAACGCGCCGAAGGAATGATCGCCCTCTCGAAGATGACCTTTCCTCACCAGCTGGCACGGGTATTTCTTGCGGAACAGCTTTACCGGGCGTTCAGTATTTTACGTAACGAGAAGTATCATCACGACTGA
- a CDS encoding DUF4783 domain-containing protein encodes MKLQAVIASVVMLLCWANPGDISDDIAAAFRKGDAKGLAKYMGEQVDLVILEKEEVYSRSQAELILKDFFTKNLPKSFNVVHNGVSKNGSKFAIGKLVTGKGSFKVTWFIKKENNVFYIHQLRIEKEEE; translated from the coding sequence ATGAAACTTCAGGCGGTGATTGCCTCTGTTGTTATGCTTCTCTGCTGGGCCAACCCGGGCGATATCAGCGATGATATTGCCGCCGCGTTCCGGAAGGGAGATGCCAAAGGGCTGGCAAAGTACATGGGTGAGCAGGTGGATCTTGTGATTCTGGAGAAGGAGGAGGTGTACAGCCGTTCCCAGGCTGAACTGATCCTGAAAGACTTCTTTACGAAAAATCTACCCAAATCGTTTAATGTGGTGCACAATGGCGTTTCCAAAAATGGATCAAAATTCGCCATTGGAAAGCTGGTGACGGGCAAAGGCTCCTTTAAGGTGACATGGTTCATCAAGAAGGAGAACAATGTCTTCTACATCCACCAGCTGCGTATTGAAAAAGAGGAAGAATAA
- the nadC gene encoding carboxylating nicotinate-nucleotide diphosphorylase: MSSTSTSCVLKKRKNNPPYITGKRIRDFVKSALQEDHGSGDHTSLSTIPPGKKARARLIVKENGVLAGVQLATEIFFQVDPRLKVVLMAADGAPVRRGDIAFVVIGPARSILLAERLVLNVMQRMSGIATQTAHLMRLCKGTGAQVLDTRKTTPNFRFAEKWAVLLGGGANHRFGLYDRILVKDNHIDISGGIVPAIRKVKKYLRTKKLRIPVEVEARSLREVKQIVGEGGVQRILLDNMTTGEMRKAVKFIGRKAETEASGGIDEHSIRKVALTGVNFISVGALTHRVRSLDLSLKAF; this comes from the coding sequence ATGTCTTCTACATCCACCAGCTGCGTATTGAAAAAGAGGAAGAATAATCCCCCTTACATCACCGGCAAACGGATCCGGGATTTTGTGAAATCCGCCCTGCAGGAGGATCATGGCAGTGGCGATCATACTTCCCTTTCTACTATTCCCCCGGGTAAAAAAGCCCGTGCACGGCTGATTGTGAAGGAAAATGGGGTGCTGGCAGGAGTACAGCTTGCCACGGAAATATTTTTTCAGGTAGATCCCCGGCTCAAGGTGGTATTGATGGCAGCAGACGGCGCACCGGTCCGGCGGGGCGATATCGCTTTTGTGGTTATTGGACCCGCCCGGTCCATTTTGCTGGCCGAACGTCTTGTGCTGAATGTGATGCAGCGCATGAGCGGTATCGCTACGCAAACAGCTCATCTGATGCGTTTGTGTAAAGGAACCGGTGCTCAGGTGCTGGATACACGCAAAACCACTCCCAACTTCCGCTTCGCGGAAAAATGGGCAGTCCTGCTGGGAGGTGGTGCAAATCACCGTTTTGGTTTATACGACAGAATTCTTGTAAAAGACAATCATATTGATATCAGCGGAGGTATAGTGCCGGCCATACGCAAAGTGAAAAAATACCTGCGCACCAAAAAACTCCGCATTCCTGTTGAGGTGGAAGCCCGGTCGCTCCGCGAAGTAAAACAGATCGTAGGGGAGGGTGGGGTGCAACGCATTCTGCTGGATAATATGACCACAGGAGAAATGCGGAAAGCCGTAAAGTTTATTGGGCGCAAAGCGGAAACGGAAGCGTCCGGCGGTATTGATGAACACAGCATTCGAAAGGTAGCACTCACCGGAGTGAATTTTATTTCGGTGGGAGCGCTTACGCACCGTGTTCGTAGTCTGGACCTTTCACTGAAGGCTTTCTGA
- a CDS encoding YihY/virulence factor BrkB family protein codes for MNLPPVRAVLRLSKRTVPPGFGGISVYEAGVYFRQGLTKGALPTRAAALAYNFFLALFPSVIFLFTLIPYVPIEDFQPRLMETIRMVMPENAYAATEETIQEILTRQNGGLLSLGFLMALYFSTNGFNSMINAFNNTFHELEKRNVFMQRLVSLALVLIFVLILVLGVGTLVTGEWMLAHVVSEGSTGGRFLVNISRWLVLFLLFWVMISSAYFMAPARRNRGWKFFSPGSLIATLLSIVTSLGFAYFVNHFGSYNKIYGSLGTLIVVMMWIYLNSLVLLLGFEINASIHSARRKKILAEK; via the coding sequence ATGAATCTGCCGCCGGTACGTGCGGTACTCCGCCTTTCTAAAAGAACAGTTCCGCCCGGCTTTGGCGGAATTTCCGTTTATGAGGCCGGTGTCTATTTCCGGCAGGGACTCACCAAGGGAGCTCTCCCAACCCGCGCCGCCGCACTGGCCTATAACTTTTTCCTGGCCTTGTTTCCTTCCGTCATCTTTCTTTTTACGCTTATTCCATATGTACCTATTGAAGACTTTCAGCCACGATTGATGGAGACCATCCGCATGGTGATGCCCGAAAATGCCTATGCAGCAACGGAAGAAACCATTCAGGAAATTCTTACAAGGCAGAATGGAGGACTCCTGTCGCTGGGATTTTTAATGGCGCTGTATTTTTCTACCAACGGTTTCAATTCCATGATCAACGCATTCAATAACACCTTTCATGAGCTCGAAAAACGCAATGTGTTCATGCAGCGGCTCGTGTCGCTGGCACTGGTGCTTATTTTTGTCCTGATCCTTGTTCTGGGTGTCGGAACGCTGGTAACCGGGGAGTGGATGCTTGCCCATGTAGTTTCAGAAGGCAGTACAGGAGGACGTTTCCTGGTCAATATTTCACGCTGGCTGGTGCTCTTTCTTTTATTCTGGGTGATGATCTCCTCCGCCTATTTTATGGCGCCCGCCCGCAGAAACAGAGGCTGGAAGTTCTTTAGTCCGGGTTCGCTTATCGCCACTCTTCTCAGCATTGTTACATCACTGGGTTTTGCTTATTTTGTGAATCATTTCGGGAGTTATAATAAAATATATGGCTCCCTTGGTACGTTGATCGTAGTGATGATGTGGATCTACCTGAATTCTCTGGTACTTCTCCTCGGATTTGAGATCAATGCAAGCATTCATTCCGCCCGGCGGAAAAAAATTCTGGCAGAAAAGTGA
- a CDS encoding EI24 domain-containing protein, whose amino-acid sequence MKQMGLALNSYGKAWDFIMKNGLWKFFFATLTVSVGLWVGGYYAIHWVSNEVADWIVNTVSGWFGMNGDGFIGAVVKWSLELLVAIAVWIMYLSVFKSIMLIIISPLLAYISERVDEIITGNHYPFDGDQMMRDVVRGVAISLRNLFLELGFTFVFFVISFIPVIGWAISLVGMFAVASYFYGFSMMDYTNERRRMTIRDSIRFIRNHRGIAIGNGMIFSLFFMIPFFGKFVAPVIAPLWSVVAATLAIHEMVNLKSGQQKYGT is encoded by the coding sequence ATGAAACAGATGGGACTGGCGCTGAACAGCTACGGCAAGGCCTGGGATTTCATCATGAAAAACGGGTTGTGGAAGTTTTTCTTCGCAACGCTGACGGTTTCCGTCGGATTGTGGGTGGGAGGTTATTACGCCATTCACTGGGTGAGTAACGAGGTGGCAGATTGGATCGTAAACACCGTGTCCGGATGGTTTGGAATGAACGGCGACGGCTTTATCGGCGCGGTGGTGAAATGGAGCCTGGAACTCCTGGTGGCTATTGCCGTGTGGATTATGTATCTCTCCGTTTTTAAGAGCATCATGCTCATCATTATTTCACCGCTGCTGGCTTACATCTCAGAGCGGGTGGATGAGATTATTACCGGAAATCATTATCCCTTCGACGGCGATCAGATGATGAGGGATGTGGTACGGGGCGTCGCCATTTCACTGAGGAATCTATTCCTGGAACTGGGGTTTACTTTTGTTTTTTTTGTAATCTCTTTTATACCGGTGATCGGGTGGGCCATCAGCCTGGTAGGTATGTTTGCCGTTGCCAGCTATTTCTACGGATTCTCCATGATGGATTACACCAATGAGCGAAGGCGTATGACGATCCGCGACAGCATCCGGTTCATCCGCAACCACCGCGGCATCGCCATCGGGAACGGAATGATCTTTTCACTTTTTTTCATGATCCCCTTCTTCGGTAAATTTGTAGCTCCGGTGATCGCTCCGCTTTGGAGCGTGGTGGCCGCTACCCTGGCTATTCATGAAATGGTGAACCTCAAGTCGGGACAACAGAAGTATGGAACCTGA